In Candidatus Sysuiplasma acidicola, the genomic window TGCAGTCCGTCGCAGAGGCGATGCAGCGACTCTTCTCATTCCATGTCTCAGAAGGCGAAATCATAGGCGTGGAGAGGAAACTCGCTGACGCGTTCACAGACTACTACGAACAGCTGCTCGGGGACATACGCAATGCGCCTGTCCGCCACATGGACGAAACCACATGGCGTGTCGACGGCGAGAACAGCTGGTTATGGGCATTCGTCACAAAGTGGACCGTTGTCTATGCAATAAGGAAGAGCAGGAGTCATGAGGTGCCGCTCAACATACTCGCAGAACATGTTGCCGGCATCAACATCACTGACCGTTACAGGGCATACGACACGCTCGCCGCAAAGACGGGCGACCTGCAGTCATACTGCTGGTCGCATGTTCTCGGCGATGCGAAGGAACTGGCGGAGTTCTACGGCGAGGAGGGAAAGCGCATACACGACACGCTCCATTCCATACATGAAGATGCAGCGAAACTGAAACACATGGGAAATGAATATGATGTCGAGGCATTCGTATCGAGACTGAAAACACTCGACGTGCCGTACAAATCGGCACAGTGTGCCAGGTTCGTGAAGAACCTCATAGCAGACAGGGAAAAGCTGTTCCTGTTCGTCGAACTGGACATAGAGAGCACGAACAACCGTGCCGAGAGGGCAATAAGACCGGTTGTCATCTCGAGGAAGATATCTGGAGGCAGCCGCTCAGACAGCGGCGCCACCATGTTCGAGAAACTCGCGAGTATCGTACAGACGATGAAGCTCAGGGATCTCAATTTCCTCACAGACGGCATG contains:
- a CDS encoding IS66 family transposase, encoding MNRILNEEFAGRIEFLLSADEKKLRLSQDARQELLRKFREMIEMIRKLEKENQRLKEDLKKVRDDYEEYRHRHPETVGVKNGKAYAIPENAKDEGEGGNGTGRKPGAQPGHKPFFREKPAPDWTEELPVDVCPDCGSGELGAPSLRARTVEGITLPVHFAVEYLIQRRWCGTCRTFVESDVPDVLPGSRIDLRTMLVMTYMRIALRLPVQSVAEAMQRLFSFHVSEGEIIGVERKLADAFTDYYEQLLGDIRNAPVRHMDETTWRVDGENSWLWAFVTKWTVVYAIRKSRSHEVPLNILAEHVAGINITDRYRAYDTLAAKTGDLQSYCWSHVLGDAKELAEFYGEEGKRIHDTLHSIHEDAAKLKHMGNEYDVEAFVSRLKTLDVPYKSAQCARFVKNLIADREKLFLFVELDIESTNNRAERAIRPVVISRKISGGSRSDSGATMFEKLASIVQTMKLRDLNFLTDGMRILRTSHG